A DNA window from Flammeovirga agarivorans contains the following coding sequences:
- a CDS encoding acetate/propionate family kinase, with the protein MKILILNSGSSSIKFQLIDMPSENVIGKGLIEKIGLKDASITVKNAADKKEVIKLNIPNHAKGIEFLLSIITDEKLNIISSLDEISAVGHRIVHGGQAFSKSVMINDDVMHGIEACVELAPLHNPANIKGVEAMELAIPGIPQVAVFDTAFHHSIPEHRAIYALPIEFYKKYGLRKYGFHGTSHQYVSLRAKEIYGDDRTENVITCHLGNGGSLAAIKNGESIETSMGFSPTDGLMMGTRCGSIDPGAIPFIADHEDLDMYGVSTLINKKSGLLGISGISSDYRDVSLAAEKGNEDAELALKMFHYDVKKYIGTYIAALGGIDTIIFTGGIGENSALARREILKGLDGLGIKINHDKNDATMGVEADISHDDAKVRVAVIPTNEEVMIARDTFNIVNQ; encoded by the coding sequence GTGAAAATTCTCATACTTAACTCTGGAAGTTCTTCTATTAAATTCCAACTAATTGACATGCCTTCTGAAAATGTAATTGGTAAAGGTTTAATTGAAAAGATAGGACTGAAAGATGCATCAATTACTGTAAAGAACGCTGCAGACAAAAAAGAAGTCATTAAACTAAATATCCCTAACCACGCCAAGGGAATAGAATTTTTACTAAGCATCATTACCGACGAAAAACTAAACATTATTTCAAGTTTAGACGAAATCTCGGCTGTTGGACATAGAATTGTTCATGGTGGCCAAGCTTTCTCAAAAAGTGTTATGATCAATGATGATGTTATGCATGGTATTGAAGCTTGTGTGGAATTAGCTCCATTACACAATCCAGCAAACATTAAAGGTGTAGAAGCAATGGAATTAGCCATCCCAGGCATTCCTCAAGTAGCTGTTTTTGACACCGCTTTCCATCATAGTATTCCTGAGCATAGAGCTATTTATGCACTACCAATCGAATTCTATAAAAAATACGGTTTAAGAAAATATGGTTTCCACGGTACAAGTCATCAATACGTTTCTTTAAGAGCAAAAGAAATTTATGGTGATGATAGAACTGAAAATGTAATTACCTGTCACCTTGGAAATGGAGGTTCTTTGGCTGCCATTAAAAATGGTGAATCTATCGAAACTTCTATGGGATTCTCTCCTACTGATGGTTTAATGATGGGTACTCGTTGTGGTTCTATTGATCCAGGTGCTATTCCATTTATTGCTGACCATGAAGATTTAGATATGTATGGCGTATCTACACTAATCAATAAAAAGTCAGGTTTATTAGGTATCTCAGGTATTTCTTCTGATTATAGAGATGTTTCTTTGGCTGCCGAAAAAGGAAACGAAGATGCTGAGTTAGCATTAAAAATGTTCCATTATGATGTTAAGAAATACATTGGTACATATATCGCTGCTTTAGGAGGAATTGATACAATCATCTTCACAGGTGGTATTGGTGAAAATTCAGCTCTAGCAAGAAGAGAAATACTTAAAGGACTTGATGGTTTAGGTATTAAAATCAATCATGATAAAAACGATGCAACAATGGGTGTTGAAGCAGATATATCTCATGATGATGCAAAAGTAAGAGTTGCTGTTATTCCTACTAATGAAGAAGTAATGATTGCAAGAGACACATTCAATATTGTAAATCAATAA
- a CDS encoding acyltransferase family protein translates to MKTSERILSLDIYRGLTVILMILVNNPGTWSAIYPPFQHAHWHGCTPTDLVFPFFLFIVGVSISFSMTKVKQDPVKKNLAMRKGIWRGVKLIGIGLFLGLFPFFNFAEMRIPGVLQRIGLVFIFASAMFLYLSERNIFILFLVIMLGYWGMITLIPVPSYGAPNLDDPNGVISAYIDNIILNGHMWSGTKTWDPEGLVTTLPAIGTAILGLFAGGLIKNKPKSEVVKLLVGYGVVLTAIGYLWGIVFPINKSLWTSTYVFFTGGLGFISLGVSYWIFDVLKKGRNLVLIPQAFGLNPMAAYVLSELTARLIGVIPVGETTVKGFLFSLIAGTGIPLEMASLIFSILYICLMTIPILYLYRKKIVIKV, encoded by the coding sequence ATGAAAACTTCCGAACGTATTCTTTCTTTGGATATTTATAGAGGGTTAACAGTAATACTAATGATCCTAGTAAATAATCCTGGTACTTGGTCTGCGATCTATCCACCATTTCAACATGCTCATTGGCATGGGTGTACTCCAACTGATCTTGTATTTCCCTTTTTCCTATTTATTGTCGGTGTGTCCATTAGCTTTTCTATGACGAAAGTGAAACAGGATCCTGTGAAGAAAAATTTGGCAATGCGTAAAGGGATTTGGAGAGGGGTGAAGTTGATAGGAATTGGTTTATTCCTCGGTTTATTTCCATTCTTCAATTTTGCAGAAATGAGAATTCCGGGAGTATTACAAAGGATAGGGTTAGTTTTTATATTTGCTAGTGCGATGTTCCTGTACTTGAGCGAAAGAAACATTTTCATACTATTCCTTGTGATCATGTTGGGTTACTGGGGTATGATTACATTAATTCCTGTACCCAGTTATGGAGCACCAAATTTGGATGATCCTAACGGAGTGATTTCAGCCTATATTGATAACATCATATTAAATGGTCATATGTGGTCTGGTACAAAGACATGGGACCCAGAAGGGTTAGTGACGACACTTCCAGCAATAGGAACAGCAATTCTAGGATTGTTTGCAGGAGGATTAATTAAGAATAAACCAAAATCCGAAGTTGTCAAATTATTAGTGGGCTATGGTGTAGTTTTAACTGCCATAGGTTATTTGTGGGGGATAGTTTTTCCAATAAATAAAAGTCTTTGGACATCTACCTACGTTTTCTTCACAGGAGGACTTGGTTTTATATCACTTGGGGTTTCTTATTGGATATTTGATGTATTAAAGAAAGGGAGAAATTTAGTGTTAATCCCTCAAGCATTTGGTTTAAACCCAATGGCTGCTTATGTATTATCTGAATTAACAGCAAGATTAATAGGAGTTATTCCTGTAGGTGAGACCACAGTTAAAGGTTTTTTATTTAGTTTGATAGCAGGAACAGGAATTCCATTAGAAATGGCCTCACTGATCTTCTCAATTTTATATATCTGTTTAATGACTATTCCAATTCTATATTTATATAGAAAGAAGATTGTGATAAAAGTATAA
- a CDS encoding sodium:solute symporter yields MTSTQVFFVIFFYFLLLLLISYLTAEKGENQSKSFFTANRSSKWYLVAYGMVGATLSGVTFISVPGTVGKSGWSYLQFMMGNMFGYAIIAYVLIPLFYSKKLISIYEYLKERFGMTSYKTGSFFFLVSQTIGAAFRLYLAVMVLQLAFFDDYNMPFWVSVLSTILLIWLYTFKGGIKTIVWTDTLQTSFLLLAAIWTIYTITNELGMTPSSMVKTISMSQMSDIFMWDWKAGNFFWKQFFAGIFITISMNGLDQNIMQKNLTCTNVKEAQKNVLWFALAFFVATVIFLSVGVLLYEYAFANNIRIPERTDELYPTLALNYFGMFTAVVFLLGIIAAAFSSADSALTALTTSFCVDFLNMGDSRNSNKKRKIVHIMFSFILFLVIVVFRAINDDSVVTDVFKAAGYTYGPLLGLFAFGLFTKRKVRDSKVIFICLLSPVLSYILNIYSIDLLAGYKFGFEILLVNASFTVLGLMLISDKK; encoded by the coding sequence ATGACATCTACACAGGTATTTTTTGTAATATTTTTTTACTTTTTATTACTCTTACTCATCTCTTATTTAACAGCAGAAAAAGGAGAGAATCAATCAAAAAGCTTTTTTACAGCCAATAGAAGTTCAAAATGGTATTTAGTTGCTTATGGTATGGTAGGTGCTACATTATCTGGGGTGACATTTATATCTGTGCCTGGAACCGTCGGTAAATCAGGTTGGAGTTATCTCCAATTTATGATGGGTAATATGTTCGGCTACGCTATAATTGCTTACGTCCTTATACCTTTGTTTTATAGTAAAAAACTAATTAGTATTTATGAGTATCTGAAAGAACGTTTTGGGATGACTAGTTATAAGACAGGTTCTTTTTTCTTTTTGGTATCTCAAACGATTGGAGCTGCATTTCGCCTCTATTTGGCGGTGATGGTTTTACAGTTGGCCTTTTTCGATGATTATAACATGCCTTTTTGGGTATCGGTTTTAAGTACTATTTTATTGATATGGCTATATACTTTTAAAGGAGGTATTAAAACTATTGTTTGGACAGATACTTTACAGACTAGTTTTCTTCTTTTAGCAGCAATTTGGACAATTTATACTATTACAAATGAACTTGGAATGACACCAAGCTCTATGGTTAAGACTATCTCAATGAGTCAAATGTCTGATATTTTTATGTGGGATTGGAAAGCAGGTAACTTCTTTTGGAAACAGTTTTTCGCAGGTATTTTTATCACAATTTCTATGAATGGATTAGATCAAAATATTATGCAGAAAAACCTTACTTGTACTAATGTAAAAGAAGCTCAGAAAAATGTGCTTTGGTTTGCTTTAGCCTTTTTTGTTGCTACTGTAATTTTTCTATCAGTAGGAGTATTATTGTATGAGTATGCTTTTGCAAATAATATTCGAATCCCAGAAAGAACGGATGAACTTTACCCTACATTAGCGTTAAACTACTTTGGTATGTTTACAGCTGTAGTTTTCTTATTAGGTATCATTGCGGCGGCTTTTTCTAGTGCGGATTCGGCATTAACAGCATTAACAACATCATTTTGTGTAGATTTCTTAAACATGGGAGACTCACGAAATTCTAATAAGAAAAGGAAGATAGTGCATATCATGTTTAGCTTTATCTTATTTTTAGTGATCGTTGTCTTTAGAGCCATTAATGATGATAGTGTCGTCACGGATGTATTTAAAGCGGCAGGGTATACATATGGCCCTCTACTTGGGCTGTTTGCATTTGGCCTTTTTACAAAGCGAAAAGTAAGAGATTCCAAAGTGATCTTTATTTGTTTATTGTCACCTGTCTTATCCTATATTTTAAATATCTATTCTATAGATCTATTAGCTGGGTATAAATTTGGTTTCGAGATCTTACTCGTTAATGCAAGTTTTACTGTGTTAGGGCTGATGCTTATTTCAGATAAGAAATAG
- a CDS encoding glucose-1-phosphate adenylyltransferase → MKLTLSITFLVTLFSTLVQAQVTSNTNLYDLVDPDHLNTDLLYQNSAANFKGSPFYTDEWSTGFVTILGGEHYDDILIKYDAYKDEVLVRKSEDNVIIVDKKQINRFGWTDNDNEIISFEKKLLNNKPTYLETIFKGETFNVYRYRVKKFHKKDEQNSNSYSEDIKDEYKWTSTKLYYDNGNSLTEISTKGKNFYSVFGDKKAEMQKFAKSNKLKVKDKKDLEEIFAHYSTIK, encoded by the coding sequence ATGAAACTAACACTATCCATCACCTTTTTGGTCACTCTTTTTTCAACACTAGTACAAGCTCAAGTAACTTCAAACACTAACTTGTATGACCTTGTAGACCCTGACCACCTCAACACAGACCTTCTCTATCAGAACAGTGCTGCAAATTTTAAAGGATCTCCTTTTTACACCGATGAATGGTCTACAGGATTTGTCACTATTTTAGGGGGCGAGCATTATGATGATATTCTTATCAAATACGATGCTTATAAAGATGAAGTCTTGGTCAGAAAAAGTGAAGACAATGTAATTATTGTCGACAAAAAACAGATCAATCGTTTTGGTTGGACGGATAACGATAATGAAATTATATCCTTTGAGAAGAAACTGCTGAATAATAAACCTACATATCTTGAAACAATATTCAAAGGAGAAACATTTAACGTTTACCGTTATAGAGTGAAGAAATTTCACAAGAAAGATGAACAGAATTCCAACTCCTATAGTGAAGATATAAAAGATGAGTATAAATGGACTAGCACAAAGCTGTACTATGATAACGGAAATTCTTTAACTGAAATTTCAACAAAAGGAAAAAACTTTTATTCCGTATTTGGTGATAAGAAAGCAGAAATGCAGAAGTTTGCTAAATCAAATAAATTGAAAGTTAAAGACAAAAAAGACTTAGAAGAAATTTTTGCTCATTACTCTACAATAAAGTAA
- a CDS encoding GGGtGRT protein, translated as MALFEGYERRINNINEVVAQYELGSLEDAKKLVEENGVDVYNIVTETQPIAFENAKWAYILGAAIAIKKGQTKAKDIAESLGEGIQAFCIPGSVADQRKVGIGHGNLAARLLNEETECFAFLAGHESFAAAEGAIKIALSANKVRKHPLRVMLNGLGKDAAYLISRINGFTYVKTQMDYTTGQLNILEERRFSKGPRGEVKCYGADDVREGVSIMHLENVDVSITGNSTNPTRFQHPVAGTYKKERYELGKKYFSVASGGGTGRTLHPDNVGAGPASYGLTDTMGRMHSDAQFAGSSSVPAHVEMMGLIGMGNNPMVGASVAVAVALQEAFTAAAV; from the coding sequence ATGGCTTTATTCGAAGGATACGAAAGAAGAATCAATAATATAAATGAAGTAGTTGCACAATACGAGTTGGGATCATTGGAAGATGCTAAAAAATTAGTAGAAGAAAATGGTGTCGATGTTTATAACATTGTAACAGAAACACAACCCATAGCTTTCGAAAATGCAAAGTGGGCATATATTTTAGGTGCAGCTATCGCAATTAAAAAAGGACAAACTAAGGCGAAAGATATTGCAGAAAGTTTAGGAGAAGGTATCCAAGCTTTTTGTATTCCAGGTTCTGTAGCAGATCAAAGAAAAGTAGGGATAGGACATGGTAATTTAGCAGCAAGATTGTTAAATGAAGAAACAGAATGTTTTGCATTCTTGGCCGGTCATGAGTCTTTTGCTGCCGCTGAAGGTGCTATTAAAATTGCACTATCTGCTAATAAAGTAAGAAAACATCCTTTAAGAGTGATGCTTAATGGACTTGGGAAGGATGCCGCTTATCTTATCTCAAGAATCAATGGTTTCACTTATGTGAAAACTCAAATGGATTATACGACTGGACAATTAAATATTTTAGAAGAAAGACGTTTTTCTAAAGGTCCTAGAGGTGAGGTGAAATGTTATGGTGCTGATGATGTACGAGAAGGTGTATCTATTATGCACTTAGAAAATGTTGATGTATCTATTACTGGTAATTCAACTAACCCTACGCGTTTCCAACACCCTGTGGCAGGAACCTATAAAAAAGAACGTTATGAATTAGGTAAGAAATATTTCTCTGTAGCTTCTGGTGGAGGTACAGGTAGAACACTTCACCCAGATAATGTTGGTGCAGGTCCTGCTTCATATGGTTTAACTGATACTATGGGTCGTATGCATTCTGACGCACAGTTTGCAGGTTCATCTTCTGTACCTGCCCATGTAGAAATGATGGGGTTAATTGGTATGGGTAACAATCCTATGGTAGGTGCTTCTGTAGCAGTTGCCGTTGCTTTACAAGAAGCTTTTACTGCAGCAGCAGTGTAG
- a CDS encoding iron-sulfur cluster assembly scaffold protein, with protein sequence MNYTAEIQGMCPLAQMGGNAHMNAPIPVEGRMVHAKDVTDISGLSHGVGTCAPQQGASKLTINVKDGIIEECLIETVGCSGMTHSAAMASEILPGKTILEALNTDLVCDAINVAMREIFMQFVYGRTQSAFSEGGLPVGAGLEDLGKGLRSQVGTTYGTKAKGVRYLEVAEGYVTKLAVDENDEVIGYSFVHLGKMMEMIKKGLDANEAMEKAKGTYGRFDEAEKYIDPREN encoded by the coding sequence ATGAATTATACAGCAGAAATACAAGGAATGTGTCCTTTGGCACAGATGGGAGGAAATGCTCATATGAATGCCCCAATACCCGTAGAAGGACGAATGGTTCATGCAAAAGATGTTACTGATATTTCTGGATTATCACATGGTGTTGGTACATGTGCTCCTCAACAAGGAGCATCTAAGCTTACAATTAACGTTAAAGATGGAATTATTGAAGAATGTCTTATTGAGACAGTAGGTTGTTCTGGAATGACTCATTCAGCAGCAATGGCTTCAGAAATATTACCCGGAAAAACAATACTAGAAGCATTAAATACCGATTTAGTTTGTGATGCCATTAATGTGGCGATGAGAGAAATATTTATGCAATTTGTGTATGGTAGAACACAATCTGCATTTTCAGAAGGTGGATTGCCAGTAGGAGCAGGCTTAGAAGATTTAGGAAAAGGTTTAAGATCTCAAGTAGGAACAACTTACGGAACAAAAGCTAAAGGTGTTAGATATTTAGAAGTTGCCGAAGGTTATGTGACAAAGTTAGCAGTAGACGAGAACGACGAAGTAATCGGATATTCTTTTGTCCACTTAGGTAAGATGATGGAAATGATCAAGAAAGGTTTGGATGCCAATGAAGCTATGGAAAAAGCAAAAGGTACCTATGGCCGTTTCGATGAGGCAGAAAAATATATTGACCCTCGCGAAAACTAA
- a CDS encoding 7TM diverse intracellular signaling domain-containing protein — protein MLQIIHSNVLMTASDETEPFALENDLDSFQPYDYGDVTSEVENYWIKFDVQNLKDSVYSGQLSYSYFDHLILYKQVDQHTFTKVAEGGILYPNIKKNFLYRGYTFLPIDLKPKEKATYYLRCSQFDRPFFEFQALPQDLTIIETSEVKKQIDYLNSFIYLFLGAMILMILYNMGLYFMVKDKGYIYYSMHVLSVALFNFTISGKVINYLETAEHYQQLNHWLGFSSAALFILFSQTLLNIKENYPRLFLVSNLTLVGLMILNILVIFELYFIITPLGTVMINLTYLPMIYIANKERKRSITARYFFYGVLINFIFITLHTLEVFELIPPLFGIRSVPTLLIGACIEQVIFSLSLGAKINDTQLKLHQLIIEQNQMLEREVSIRTKDLEETKEELEIQNETLSGMNKQLASQNDQILSSINYAKRIQEASLPNIDKLEEEIGDTCLLYMPRDTVSGDFYWYKKVGERIIIIIADCTGHGVPGALMSILGIQKIEFIVNELSETDPHKILERLDIEVKYALNQQSTNLTDGMDAAVCVIDKKEEKILFSGAKNPMIYFKNDQLKRIKGSRNSIGGEMNFIHDPFSTSEVCYKDSDVQIYMFSDGYQDQFGVNGKKYMSKHFRTLLSTIFNLPLKRQEERLKEEFNTWTGRGTVNQVDDVLVFGALLKTNANMN, from the coding sequence ATGCTGCAAATTATACATTCAAATGTTTTGATGACGGCCTCAGATGAAACTGAGCCTTTTGCATTAGAAAATGATTTAGATAGTTTTCAACCTTATGACTACGGTGATGTGACTTCTGAAGTAGAAAACTATTGGATTAAATTTGATGTCCAGAATTTAAAAGATAGTGTTTATTCAGGACAGCTTTCATACAGCTATTTTGATCATCTGATTTTATACAAACAGGTGGATCAGCATACTTTTACCAAAGTGGCTGAAGGTGGAATTCTATATCCTAACATCAAAAAGAACTTTCTTTACCGAGGATATACTTTTCTTCCAATCGATTTGAAACCAAAAGAAAAGGCGACATATTATTTAAGATGCTCACAGTTTGATAGACCATTTTTTGAGTTTCAAGCCCTTCCTCAAGACCTTACTATAATAGAGACAAGTGAAGTGAAAAAGCAGATAGACTATCTGAATAGTTTTATCTACTTATTCCTAGGTGCAATGATTTTAATGATCTTGTACAACATGGGACTCTATTTTATGGTAAAAGATAAAGGTTACATATATTACTCTATGCATGTTTTAAGTGTTGCTCTATTCAATTTTACCATATCTGGAAAAGTTATTAATTATCTAGAGACTGCAGAACACTACCAACAATTAAACCATTGGCTAGGTTTTTCTTCAGCGGCTTTGTTTATCCTCTTCTCGCAGACATTACTTAATATAAAAGAGAATTATCCGAGATTATTTCTGGTGTCTAACCTAACTCTGGTTGGGTTGATGATACTTAATATTCTTGTGATTTTCGAATTGTATTTCATTATTACTCCATTGGGGACTGTAATGATCAATTTGACTTATCTCCCGATGATTTATATCGCCAATAAGGAAAGGAAAAGAAGCATTACTGCCCGATATTTCTTTTATGGTGTTTTGATCAATTTTATTTTCATCACATTACATACATTAGAAGTATTTGAATTGATTCCTCCGTTATTTGGTATTAGATCTGTTCCTACACTATTAATAGGGGCTTGTATAGAACAGGTGATTTTCTCTCTAAGTTTAGGTGCTAAGATTAATGATACTCAATTAAAACTTCATCAATTAATCATAGAACAAAATCAGATGCTTGAGAGAGAAGTATCTATTAGAACAAAAGATTTAGAAGAGACAAAAGAAGAATTAGAAATCCAGAATGAAACATTATCTGGAATGAATAAGCAGTTAGCTTCACAGAATGATCAAATTTTGTCATCAATCAATTATGCCAAAAGGATACAAGAAGCGTCATTACCAAATATAGATAAGCTTGAAGAAGAAATTGGCGATACTTGTCTATTGTATATGCCAAGGGATACCGTTTCTGGAGACTTTTATTGGTATAAGAAAGTAGGAGAGCGCATCATTATCATTATTGCAGATTGTACCGGGCATGGTGTTCCTGGAGCATTAATGAGTATTTTAGGTATACAAAAAATTGAATTTATAGTTAATGAATTGTCAGAGACAGATCCGCATAAAATATTAGAAAGACTAGATATTGAGGTGAAATATGCTTTAAATCAGCAATCAACTAATTTAACTGATGGGATGGATGCGGCAGTTTGTGTTATTGATAAAAAAGAAGAAAAGATCTTATTCTCTGGTGCGAAAAACCCTATGATCTATTTTAAAAATGATCAATTAAAACGAATTAAAGGGTCAAGAAACTCTATTGGAGGCGAAATGAATTTTATTCATGATCCATTTAGTACATCAGAGGTTTGTTATAAGGATAGTGATGTTCAGATTTATATGTTTTCAGATGGTTACCAAGACCAATTTGGTGTCAATGGGAAAAAGTATATGTCTAAGCATTTTAGAACACTTTTATCAACAATTTTTAACTTACCTCTTAAAAGACAAGAGGAAAGGCTTAAAGAAGAATTTAACACTTGGACAGGTAGAGGTACTGTTAACCAAGTAGATGATGTTCTTGTTTTTGGTGCTCTATTGAAAACAAACGCTAATATGAATTAA
- a CDS encoding transmembrane-type terpene cyclase — MEQTTEWINLTDYTVTQQVLFFLDAIFWAVTYILVIYNAKKYKFFGIPAEAAVANIAWEFMFSFVYTTELGQLFVWGIRLWWITDVIMIIYFHKYGAKQVRVPLIKKYFNTTSVIGFVFWCLIIYGWVEQYGDPIGAGTGYVLNIIMSTLFIFLILAHPEEKALNLSIALWKGFGTVFVGVGIFLGDTASPFVVIIAAITFALDMFYAWLTVNKDKIKAWKKKEFSTEKDIWEEEALV, encoded by the coding sequence ATGGAACAAACAACTGAATGGATTAATCTTACAGATTATACTGTAACACAGCAAGTCTTATTTTTTCTTGACGCAATTTTTTGGGCTGTTACATATATTCTAGTCATTTATAATGCTAAAAAATATAAATTCTTTGGTATACCTGCAGAAGCAGCTGTAGCGAATATTGCTTGGGAATTTATGTTTAGTTTTGTCTATACTACAGAACTAGGTCAATTATTTGTTTGGGGTATTCGTTTGTGGTGGATCACAGATGTAATCATGATTATTTATTTCCATAAGTATGGAGCCAAACAAGTAAGAGTACCTTTAATAAAGAAATATTTTAATACGACTTCCGTTATTGGATTTGTATTCTGGTGTCTGATCATTTATGGTTGGGTTGAACAATATGGTGACCCAATTGGTGCAGGTACAGGATATGTCCTTAATATTATTATGTCCACACTGTTTATATTTTTAATCTTAGCTCATCCAGAAGAAAAGGCATTGAATCTATCTATTGCTTTATGGAAAGGCTTTGGGACAGTATTCGTCGGTGTTGGAATTTTTTTAGGAGATACAGCATCTCCATTTGTTGTGATTATTGCCGCTATTACTTTCGCTTTAGACATGTTCTATGCTTGGCTTACTGTAAATAAAGACAAGATTAAAGCATGGAAAAAGAAAGAGTTTTCTACTGAAAAAGATATATGGGAAGAAGAAGCCTTGGTGTAA
- a CDS encoding oxygenase MpaB family protein, whose product MSNTLVNLRGMTDPLADNLIQTYIQNNGINKINELFETITTNNEISEIKDDALRDFFEKSSVEILSDNVDHDLIDQGQKFFEKHGPILSLMLLCKSLPATYSCGNGAEVVYRTGRFMESKRKGLEPFINRLMETAQFVINVMSQDGMDPEGSGLVTAKKVRLMHASIRYYLKHSNHVTWDTEALGEPINQEDMLGTLLSFSVFPVQGLEQLGITVSDEEKKAYYYTWKLVGLVMGVEPSIIPETFDEGAVTGQKILEEQRKPTEGGKILTKSCVDFLKAATPGTHYDDFPEAFMHFLLGDEICETVGIETHTSFTSKVFIRTLSKVLQIFDQGKDESALLCEIAETFNVFLLQHMLDFYYKEKEVEFNIPPSLKKNWIAPKAKKEYENIFSTKTIFNYRITLQKLI is encoded by the coding sequence ATGAGCAACACTCTTGTAAACTTAAGAGGGATGACAGACCCTCTTGCAGACAATCTGATCCAAACATACATCCAAAACAATGGCATCAATAAGATTAACGAACTTTTTGAAACCATAACCACTAATAATGAAATTAGTGAAATTAAAGATGATGCTTTAAGAGACTTTTTTGAGAAAAGTTCAGTTGAAATCCTATCTGATAATGTCGATCATGATTTAATTGATCAAGGGCAAAAGTTTTTCGAAAAACATGGGCCTATTCTTTCTTTAATGCTGCTTTGTAAATCGCTACCTGCAACTTATTCATGTGGAAATGGTGCTGAAGTCGTTTACCGTACTGGTCGCTTTATGGAGAGTAAAAGAAAGGGACTAGAACCATTTATCAACCGATTAATGGAAACTGCTCAGTTTGTTATCAATGTAATGTCTCAGGATGGAATGGACCCAGAGGGTAGTGGATTGGTAACTGCTAAAAAAGTAAGATTAATGCATGCTTCAATACGTTATTATTTGAAGCACAGTAATCATGTTACCTGGGATACTGAAGCGTTAGGTGAACCCATTAATCAAGAAGATATGTTGGGGACTCTTTTATCATTTTCAGTATTTCCTGTTCAAGGATTAGAGCAATTGGGAATTACTGTATCTGATGAAGAGAAGAAAGCTTACTATTATACATGGAAATTAGTAGGTCTTGTAATGGGTGTAGAACCTTCAATTATTCCTGAAACTTTTGATGAAGGAGCTGTAACAGGACAAAAAATCTTAGAAGAACAGCGAAAGCCAACAGAAGGAGGTAAAATACTTACAAAATCATGTGTTGATTTCTTGAAGGCTGCAACACCGGGTACTCATTATGATGATTTCCCAGAAGCATTTATGCACTTTTTATTAGGTGATGAAATTTGTGAAACAGTAGGAATTGAAACACACACTTCATTTACCTCAAAGGTGTTTATTAGAACGCTTTCAAAAGTGTTACAAATCTTCGATCAAGGAAAAGATGAGTCAGCATTACTTTGCGAAATTGCTGAAACATTTAATGTTTTTCTACTTCAGCACATGTTGGATTTCTACTATAAAGAAAAGGAAGTAGAATTCAATATTCCACCTTCATTAAAGAAAAACTGGATTGCACCAAAAGCTAAAAAAGAATACGAAAATATTTTTTCGACAAAAACTATATTTAACTACAGAATAACCTTACAAAAACTAATTTAA